Proteins from a genomic interval of Nocardioides jishulii:
- a CDS encoding nuclease-related domain-containing protein: MSQDVPDEKLMKLRYAGVCRVCSADLPAKTPAIYERSTKTVRCVEHAGASATDEPAEARVTVPDPASTSEPTVPPTPEPVIDTGTAGASARREFERRKQRREDRVREKHPKIGGLLLALSDDPQTTTAWNTGALGEERLGAGLDSRGSEQLRLLHDRRIPRSRANIDHLAVTPTGVYVIDAKKYAGRPHLEVEGGILRPRVEKLLVGRRDCTKVVDGVLKQIEVVKGVLGDSVPVHGVLCFVEADWPLIGGSFTTREVAVLWPRKLYSRLAAADGPLDAEAIAAAHQQLARALPPA; the protein is encoded by the coding sequence GTGAGCCAAGACGTACCGGACGAGAAGCTGATGAAGCTGCGCTACGCGGGCGTCTGCCGTGTGTGCAGTGCCGACCTGCCCGCCAAGACCCCCGCGATCTACGAGCGCTCCACCAAGACCGTGCGATGCGTGGAGCACGCCGGCGCTTCGGCCACCGACGAGCCAGCCGAGGCGCGCGTCACGGTGCCCGACCCCGCTTCCACCTCAGAGCCAACGGTCCCCCCGACCCCCGAGCCAGTCATCGACACCGGCACCGCCGGCGCCTCGGCCCGCCGCGAGTTCGAGCGCCGCAAGCAGCGGCGGGAGGACCGCGTACGGGAGAAGCACCCGAAGATCGGCGGCCTCCTGCTGGCCCTGTCCGACGACCCGCAGACGACGACTGCGTGGAACACCGGCGCGCTCGGGGAGGAGCGGCTGGGTGCGGGTCTCGACTCGCGCGGCTCCGAACAGCTCCGGCTGCTGCACGACCGCCGGATCCCGCGCAGCCGGGCCAACATCGACCACCTGGCCGTCACGCCTACCGGGGTCTACGTCATCGACGCCAAGAAGTACGCCGGTCGCCCCCACCTCGAGGTCGAGGGCGGCATCCTGCGCCCCCGCGTCGAGAAGCTCCTCGTCGGACGCCGCGACTGCACCAAGGTCGTGGACGGGGTGCTCAAGCAGATCGAGGTGGTCAAGGGCGTGCTCGGTGACTCGGTCCCCGTGCACGGCGTCCTGTGCTTCGTCGAGGCCGACTGGCCCCTGATCGGTGGCTCGTTCACCACCCGCGAGGTGGCCGTGCTGTGGCCCAGGAAGCTCTACTCGAGACTCGCCGCCGCCGACGGTCCGCTGGACGCGGAGGCCATCGCTGCCGCCCACCAGCAGCTCGCCCGGGCACTCCCGCCCGCCTGA
- the topA gene encoding type I DNA topoisomerase, with protein MAHKLVIVESPTKATKIGGYLGKGYVVESSIGHIRDLPQSAAETPAKIKDKPWGRLGVDVDNGFEPYYVVPRDKKSHITKLKQLLKDADELFLATDEDREGEAIAWHLLDELKPKGIPVRRMVFHEITEPAILEAAANPRDIDMDLVEAQEARRILDRLYGYEVSPVLWKKVMSGLSAGRVQSVATRLVVDREKERMKFRVASYWDLDASFDGGAKADPRIFPAKLHSVDGKRVARGSDFTQTGELKSDSVVHLDRNGAEALASALRETSYEVRSVESKPYRRSPYAPFRTTTLQQEAGRKLGMSAQVTMSVAQRLYENGFITYMRTDSTTLSSAAVGAARDQVRELYGAEYLPDSPRTYASKVKNAQEAHEAIRPAGETFKTPAQTGLRGDQFRLYELIWMRTVASQMKDAVGHTVSVRIGGTAADGRDVVFGSSGRVITFHGFLKAYVEGLDDTSKQRDDAETRLPDLEQGAAVSAASVSASGHETKPPSRFTEATLIKELEEREIGRPSTYASIISTIINRGYVYKKGTALVPAWIAFSVIRLMEEHFPRQISYEFTAEMESILDEIAAGRKDRVSELGEFYWGSDRVKGLQPLVTGLGDIDAREMATFPVGDPDSGIHLRVGRYGPYIEGPGDDGEPAGKRANVPEDLPPDELTVAKAKELLANPAGEEVVLGQHPETGLTVVAKNGRYGPYVTELLPEDAKKSAKPRTSSLFKSMSLDTVTLDQAVQLLSLPRVVGLGEDGVEITAQNGRYGPYLKKGTDSRTIDAEEKLLTITLDEAEKIYAQPKARGRGAATAPLKELGNDPVSGQPIVVKAGRFGEYVTDGEYNATLRKDDTVEAITLERAAELLQERRDKGPAKKGAKKTAKKTTKKAAAKKTTAKKAASKTAAKKTTAKKATSKSATKKTTKKAAAEKA; from the coding sequence GTGGCACACAAGCTGGTCATCGTGGAGTCGCCGACCAAGGCGACCAAGATCGGTGGATATCTCGGCAAGGGTTATGTCGTCGAGTCGTCCATCGGTCACATTCGTGACCTGCCGCAGAGCGCCGCCGAGACCCCGGCCAAGATCAAGGACAAGCCCTGGGGTCGTCTGGGCGTCGACGTGGACAACGGCTTCGAGCCCTACTACGTGGTGCCCCGCGACAAGAAGAGCCACATCACCAAGCTCAAGCAGCTCCTCAAGGATGCCGACGAGCTCTTCCTTGCCACCGATGAGGACCGCGAGGGAGAGGCCATCGCCTGGCACCTCCTCGACGAGCTGAAGCCCAAGGGCATCCCGGTGCGCCGCATGGTCTTCCACGAGATCACCGAGCCCGCGATCCTCGAGGCTGCCGCCAACCCGCGTGACATCGACATGGACCTCGTGGAGGCCCAGGAGGCGCGTCGCATCCTCGACCGCCTCTACGGCTACGAGGTCTCCCCGGTGCTGTGGAAGAAGGTCATGAGCGGCCTCTCCGCCGGCCGCGTGCAGTCGGTCGCGACCCGCCTCGTGGTCGACCGGGAGAAGGAGCGGATGAAGTTCCGCGTCGCCTCCTACTGGGACCTCGACGCCTCCTTCGACGGCGGCGCCAAGGCCGACCCGCGGATCTTCCCCGCCAAGCTCCACTCCGTCGACGGCAAGCGCGTCGCCCGCGGCTCCGACTTCACCCAGACCGGTGAGCTCAAGTCCGACTCCGTCGTCCACCTCGACCGCAACGGCGCGGAGGCGCTCGCCTCCGCGCTGCGCGAGACCTCGTACGAGGTGCGCTCGGTCGAGTCGAAGCCCTACCGCCGCTCGCCCTACGCCCCCTTCCGCACCACCACGCTGCAGCAGGAGGCGGGCCGCAAGCTCGGCATGAGCGCGCAGGTGACCATGTCGGTCGCCCAGCGCCTCTACGAGAACGGCTTCATCACCTACATGCGTACCGACTCGACGACGCTGTCGTCGGCCGCGGTCGGTGCGGCGCGTGACCAGGTGCGCGAGCTCTACGGCGCGGAGTACCTGCCCGACAGCCCCCGGACGTACGCCTCCAAGGTGAAGAACGCGCAGGAGGCGCACGAGGCGATCCGCCCCGCCGGCGAGACCTTCAAGACGCCCGCCCAGACCGGTCTGCGCGGTGACCAGTTCCGTCTCTACGAGCTGATCTGGATGCGCACCGTCGCCTCCCAGATGAAGGACGCCGTCGGCCACACCGTCTCGGTGCGGATCGGCGGCACCGCGGCCGACGGTCGTGACGTCGTCTTCGGCTCGTCGGGCCGCGTGATCACCTTCCACGGGTTCCTCAAGGCGTACGTCGAGGGCCTGGACGACACGTCCAAGCAGCGCGACGACGCCGAGACCCGCCTGCCCGACCTCGAGCAGGGCGCGGCCGTCAGCGCGGCCAGCGTCAGCGCGAGCGGCCACGAGACCAAGCCCCCGTCGCGCTTCACCGAGGCGACGCTGATCAAGGAGCTGGAGGAGCGCGAGATCGGTCGCCCCTCCACCTACGCCTCGATCATCTCCACGATCATCAACCGCGGCTACGTCTACAAGAAGGGCACCGCGCTGGTCCCGGCGTGGATCGCCTTCTCGGTGATCCGCCTGATGGAGGAGCACTTCCCCCGCCAGATCTCCTACGAGTTCACCGCCGAGATGGAGTCGATCCTCGACGAGATCGCCGCCGGCCGGAAGGACCGCGTCAGCGAGCTGGGCGAGTTCTACTGGGGCTCCGACCGGGTCAAGGGCCTGCAGCCGCTGGTCACCGGCCTCGGTGACATCGACGCCCGGGAGATGGCGACCTTCCCGGTCGGCGACCCCGACTCCGGCATCCACCTGAGGGTCGGCCGTTACGGTCCCTACATCGAGGGGCCTGGAGATGACGGCGAGCCTGCGGGCAAGCGCGCCAACGTGCCCGAGGACCTGCCGCCCGACGAGCTCACCGTGGCCAAGGCCAAGGAGCTGCTCGCCAACCCCGCCGGCGAGGAGGTCGTCCTGGGGCAGCACCCGGAGACCGGCCTGACCGTCGTCGCGAAGAACGGTCGCTACGGTCCCTACGTCACCGAGCTCCTGCCCGAGGACGCCAAGAAGAGTGCCAAGCCGCGCACCAGCTCGCTCTTCAAGTCGATGAGCCTCGACACCGTCACCCTCGACCAGGCCGTGCAGCTGCTCAGCCTGCCGCGCGTCGTCGGCCTCGGTGAGGACGGCGTCGAGATCACCGCGCAGAACGGTCGCTACGGGCCCTACCTGAAGAAGGGCACCGACTCCCGCACCATCGACGCGGAGGAGAAGCTCCTCACGATCACCCTGGACGAGGCGGAGAAGATCTACGCCCAGCCCAAGGCACGTGGGCGCGGCGCCGCCACGGCTCCGCTGAAGGAGCTCGGCAACGACCCGGTCTCCGGCCAGCCGATCGTGGTCAAGGCGGGTCGCTTCGGTGAGTACGTGACCGACGGCGAGTACAACGCCACCCTGCGCAAGGACGACACCGTCGAGGCGATCACCCTCGAGCGGGCGGCCGAGCTGCTGCAGGAGCGCCGCGACAAGGGGCCCGCGAAGAAGGGCGCCAAGAAGACGGCGAAGAAGACGACCAAGAAGGCCGCCGCGAAGAAGACGACGGCCAAGAAGGCGGCGTCGAAGACCGCGGCGAAGAAGACGACGGCCAAGAAGGCCACGTCCAAGAGCGCGACGAAGAAGACGACGAAGAAGGCTGCGGCCGAGAAGGCCTGA
- a CDS encoding MFS transporter, translating into MSSALPNPSTRWWALVVLGLTQLMVVLDGTIVAIALPAAQAELGIDDSQRQWVVTAYAITFSALLLLGGRIADYWGRKRTFMVGMVGFGAASAWGGLAQSGTELIAARGLQGVFAALLAPSALAMLSVLFPRGRDRNVAFAVFGIIAGTGAAFGFLLGGALTQYADWRWCLLVNLFFVVAGLIGGKLLLVESKAEGDTRYDLVGTVLVALALASLVYGFALAEHGWLEVDTLGFLAAGAVLMVAFLWWQTRTSHPLLPLRVVRDRTRGGAFLLQSFVGVVMVGAMLFLTFHFQIVLGMSPLAAGFGNVAMTVVIMATAPISTKLFTTFGPRMVLTVGPLLAAAGLLFLSGITAEGSYWSEVLPGLVVMGLGFSLIFVPLQNLALSGVDPHDAGVASAFANASMHVGGSVAVAVFTALYTSSVADALAEGTGQMPAFANAYGDVFVVAAGVMVLGALTSYVLFRGPRATVVPVGGTEAVDAAH; encoded by the coding sequence GTGTCTTCAGCCCTGCCCAACCCCTCCACCCGCTGGTGGGCGCTCGTCGTCCTCGGCCTCACCCAGTTGATGGTGGTGCTCGACGGCACCATCGTCGCGATCGCGCTGCCGGCCGCCCAGGCCGAGCTCGGCATCGACGACAGCCAGCGCCAGTGGGTCGTCACGGCCTACGCGATCACCTTCTCCGCGCTGCTCCTGCTCGGCGGCCGCATCGCCGACTACTGGGGACGCAAGCGCACCTTCATGGTGGGCATGGTCGGTTTCGGCGCCGCCTCCGCGTGGGGCGGCCTGGCCCAGTCGGGCACCGAGCTGATCGCGGCGCGCGGACTCCAGGGCGTCTTCGCGGCGCTGCTGGCCCCCTCCGCGCTGGCGATGCTCTCCGTGCTCTTCCCGCGGGGTCGCGACCGCAACGTCGCCTTCGCCGTCTTCGGCATCATCGCGGGCACGGGTGCCGCGTTCGGCTTCCTGCTCGGTGGCGCGCTCACCCAGTACGCCGACTGGCGCTGGTGCCTGCTGGTCAACCTCTTCTTCGTGGTCGCCGGACTCATCGGCGGCAAGCTCCTGCTCGTCGAGAGCAAGGCCGAGGGCGACACCCGCTACGACCTCGTCGGCACCGTCCTGGTGGCGCTCGCGCTCGCCTCGCTGGTCTACGGCTTCGCGCTCGCCGAGCACGGCTGGCTCGAGGTCGACACCCTGGGCTTCCTGGCCGCCGGTGCCGTCCTGATGGTCGCCTTCCTGTGGTGGCAGACGCGCACGTCCCACCCGCTGCTGCCCCTGCGCGTCGTACGTGACCGCACGCGCGGCGGCGCCTTCCTGCTGCAGTCCTTCGTCGGCGTCGTCATGGTCGGCGCGATGCTCTTCCTGACCTTCCACTTCCAGATCGTGCTCGGCATGAGCCCGCTGGCTGCGGGCTTCGGCAACGTGGCGATGACCGTCGTGATCATGGCGACCGCGCCGATCTCGACCAAGCTCTTCACCACCTTCGGCCCGCGCATGGTGCTGACCGTGGGACCGCTGCTCGCGGCGGCGGGCCTCCTCTTCCTCAGCGGGATCACCGCCGAGGGCAGCTACTGGAGTGAGGTGCTGCCCGGGCTGGTCGTGATGGGCCTCGGCTTCTCGCTGATCTTCGTGCCGCTGCAGAACCTGGCCCTCTCGGGCGTCGACCCGCACGACGCCGGTGTCGCCTCGGCGTTCGCCAACGCCTCGATGCACGTCGGCGGCTCGGTCGCGGTGGCCGTCTTCACGGCGCTCTACACCTCGTCGGTGGCCGACGCCCTCGCCGAGGGCACGGGCCAGATGCCGGCCTTCGCGAACGCGTACGGCGACGTCTTCGTCGTGGCCGCCGGGGTCATGGTGCTCGGCGCGCTGACCTCGTACGTGCTCTTCCGCGGCCCGCGCGCGACGGTGGTGCCGGTGGGTGGCACGGAGGCTGTGGACGCCGCTCACTGA
- a CDS encoding NACHT domain-containing protein, which yields MDPFTLGMLTSALGDLVARAISRTWHVLTDDSPQVTLPTPNSAFAVDFLDEVILTEAQFRKITQVLNHPNILMLVEAACYIRALYPSEAQAEQFADLKKSFGDVFSSAIDNESIFEYQIEPLWTALVERIDELLPEESSGTLSSEERNQLLERKATLPISGGSASHPRWLRRYLEVATDIALLSRVAERSREIRSQAAGRFGNMDLHHSLESHTDKTLGDLYIQRDLQTLDGENVPTREAIGLGRRVRAVVTGHPGNGKSTLTQRIMTMIADESESHAPLLIRVRELNAENLILDELVTAVQRLYQDTLVDRSDVETLLLLGRAYVIFDGLDEALEKSKRIKVVEQIQSFSRQYPLSAILVTCREVGYEDAPLDRTFGRFRLRPFTLAQTREYAEKWFSSEEGGLERVEPFMKEVAASPELAENPLMLSLLCALYKNRGHIPRNRRSVYSDCADLLFRRWDSMRDIDQPADHINHGQDIMEEIAMFFFRSESVQAGIEERQLRDVIAGYLRDSAGVLQGHSRQRASAFLEFCADRAWLLGVDGSRHGERVFVFTHRTFMEYFAAEGTVRTISDTARIADIIYETYRKNPGSVLPELIVSAAEAGQRDRVRDIINALKEKERIVGTLLPLRLRIAGVLNLRPRHLDEMIEEAFLALSSDWNANATTISSHLFALPRNPRERVGAYALNPSEIGKPEDAALSPGRTNTLLRAWAEFSLETGVVQRGHEWEELLGSCWSQAIATGDIQDEWTRFYGKHYLGIAELGSSLDRKWFAPAVGGAPRPAGKAILSAGILEGTIPPSLVEVHLEMDGSEKPRFSYDEAKKLYEMLAAVLAEANQAPLVDCPESRRFALICAMVTWELTGRFGWVLEELEALLGFSIASLVSHREENRIADAELDLLEAELEWERLKLPRASAADRATTKRSVNALFPRWAKNWMTGRVGLLGD from the coding sequence GTGGACCCCTTCACGCTCGGGATGCTCACATCGGCATTGGGCGATCTAGTGGCGCGTGCGATTTCGCGAACTTGGCACGTCTTAACCGACGACTCTCCTCAAGTCACACTGCCTACGCCGAACTCTGCCTTCGCCGTGGACTTTCTTGATGAAGTAATCCTGACCGAGGCGCAATTCCGAAAGATCACACAGGTCCTGAATCACCCAAACATTCTCATGCTGGTCGAAGCTGCTTGCTATATACGTGCGCTCTATCCATCAGAGGCTCAAGCCGAACAATTTGCGGACCTTAAGAAATCCTTTGGTGACGTCTTCTCCTCGGCGATTGACAACGAATCAATCTTTGAATACCAAATCGAACCCCTGTGGACCGCCCTTGTTGAGCGTATTGATGAACTTCTGCCTGAAGAATCATCAGGAACGCTTTCCTCAGAGGAGCGCAACCAACTTCTCGAGCGAAAAGCCACTCTCCCGATTTCCGGGGGCTCGGCAAGCCATCCCAGATGGCTACGTCGGTACTTAGAAGTCGCCACCGACATCGCGCTTCTCTCTCGGGTCGCCGAACGATCTCGTGAGATACGAAGCCAAGCTGCCGGGCGCTTCGGAAATATGGATCTTCATCACTCCCTGGAGTCTCACACCGATAAGACACTCGGAGATCTCTATATTCAGCGAGACCTGCAAACCCTTGACGGCGAGAATGTCCCAACACGCGAGGCGATTGGTCTTGGGCGGCGAGTACGCGCAGTGGTCACGGGGCACCCTGGCAACGGGAAAAGCACATTGACCCAACGCATCATGACTATGATCGCCGACGAAAGCGAATCGCACGCCCCACTCTTGATTCGTGTCCGTGAACTCAATGCCGAAAACCTAATCCTAGATGAGTTGGTCACTGCCGTGCAGCGACTTTATCAAGATACCTTGGTCGACCGCAGTGATGTTGAAACACTGCTGCTGCTGGGTAGGGCATATGTGATTTTCGACGGACTCGACGAAGCGCTCGAAAAATCTAAGAGAATCAAAGTGGTAGAACAGATTCAGAGTTTCTCGAGGCAGTATCCGCTCAGCGCAATTCTGGTAACTTGCCGAGAAGTAGGATACGAAGACGCGCCACTTGATCGAACATTCGGCCGGTTCAGGCTTCGCCCCTTCACGCTGGCACAGACGCGAGAATATGCCGAGAAATGGTTCTCCAGCGAGGAAGGGGGATTGGAGCGCGTCGAGCCATTCATGAAAGAGGTCGCGGCATCCCCTGAGCTCGCAGAGAACCCACTGATGCTCTCGCTTCTTTGTGCACTCTATAAGAATCGTGGCCATATCCCACGAAACCGCCGCTCTGTCTACTCTGATTGCGCCGACCTTCTATTTCGTCGCTGGGACTCAATGCGCGATATCGATCAGCCGGCGGATCACATCAATCACGGCCAAGATATTATGGAAGAGATCGCAATGTTCTTCTTCCGGAGCGAAAGCGTTCAAGCGGGCATCGAAGAGCGCCAACTGCGAGACGTAATCGCTGGATACCTGCGGGACAGCGCCGGGGTTCTTCAAGGACATTCACGCCAGCGGGCAAGCGCATTCCTCGAGTTCTGCGCAGATCGCGCGTGGTTGCTCGGGGTGGATGGATCCCGTCACGGAGAGCGGGTCTTCGTCTTCACCCACCGCACCTTCATGGAGTACTTCGCCGCCGAAGGAACTGTGCGAACCATCTCGGACACTGCGCGAATTGCGGACATCATTTACGAGACATACCGGAAGAATCCAGGCTCCGTCCTTCCGGAACTTATCGTCAGCGCAGCCGAAGCAGGTCAGCGTGATCGAGTTCGTGACATCATCAACGCGCTGAAGGAAAAGGAGCGAATCGTTGGCACTTTGTTGCCGCTTCGTTTGCGAATTGCTGGAGTTCTGAACTTGCGTCCACGGCATCTTGACGAAATGATCGAAGAGGCGTTCTTGGCCCTTTCAAGCGATTGGAACGCGAACGCAACAACAATCTCGAGTCACCTGTTTGCTCTTCCGCGCAACCCTAGAGAGCGAGTTGGGGCCTATGCCCTCAATCCGTCTGAGATCGGCAAACCTGAGGATGCTGCGCTTTCCCCCGGAAGAACGAATACCCTGCTGAGGGCTTGGGCCGAGTTCTCGCTCGAAACAGGTGTGGTCCAGCGCGGCCATGAGTGGGAAGAACTCCTAGGTTCATGTTGGAGCCAGGCGATAGCGACTGGCGATATTCAAGACGAATGGACTCGCTTCTACGGAAAGCACTACTTGGGTATCGCTGAACTTGGCTCGTCTCTTGACCGAAAGTGGTTCGCTCCAGCAGTGGGCGGCGCTCCGCGGCCTGCCGGGAAAGCCATTCTTTCTGCTGGAATTCTTGAGGGAACTATCCCGCCAAGCCTAGTTGAAGTGCACTTGGAGATGGACGGTAGCGAGAAGCCGCGCTTCTCTTACGATGAGGCCAAGAAACTCTATGAGATGCTGGCAGCGGTGCTGGCTGAGGCGAATCAGGCGCCCCTGGTGGACTGCCCGGAGTCGCGCAGGTTCGCGCTCATCTGCGCAATGGTCACTTGGGAACTCACCGGGAGATTTGGGTGGGTCTTGGAGGAACTTGAGGCACTTCTCGGATTCAGCATCGCGTCGTTGGTGTCCCACCGTGAGGAGAACCGTATAGCCGACGCCGAGTTAGACTTGCTGGAGGCCGAACTAGAGTGGGAGCGGCTTAAGTTGCCGCGCGCTTCTGCTGCCGACAGGGCCACGACGAAGCGTTCCGTGAACGCCCTCTTCCCTCGCTGGGCGAAGAACTGGATGACCGGGAGGGTCGGCTTGCTCGGAGACTAG
- a CDS encoding putative quinol monooxygenase: MTQLALIIRHKTLPGKREDVRKVWEAHMAPAVAGNDSHLAYFYCFDDTDPDAISAFQVYDSAGSSQQFLETDAYRAYLQDVEPLLSGPPQVTALTPVWSKQA; this comes from the coding sequence ATGACCCAACTTGCTCTGATCATTCGACACAAGACGTTGCCCGGGAAGAGGGAGGACGTGCGTAAGGTCTGGGAGGCACACATGGCGCCCGCCGTAGCGGGCAATGACAGTCACCTGGCGTACTTCTACTGCTTCGACGACACCGATCCTGATGCGATCAGCGCTTTTCAGGTGTACGACAGCGCTGGGTCGTCGCAGCAGTTCCTCGAGACCGACGCCTATCGTGCGTACTTGCAGGACGTTGAGCCGCTGTTGTCCGGTCCTCCACAGGTCACTGCACTCACGCCTGTCTGGAGCAAGCAGGCGTAG